From a single Oreochromis niloticus isolate F11D_XX linkage group LG3, O_niloticus_UMD_NMBU, whole genome shotgun sequence genomic region:
- the LOC100698181 gene encoding P2Y purinoceptor 3 isoform X1, giving the protein MSSRHEFPSDINVDTFNNILNSSSPSSPTQSCSIDESYKYIFLPICYSFTFIFSISLNSVILYRSFRRTKRWNASLIYMVNLASTDFMYGLSLPFLVGSYIMRDRWVFGDFMCRVVRFLFYFNLYCSIFFLTCISVHRYLGICHPMKVITLETKKAVKCTCVLVWIIVFALTCPIFRFAQTGHVTRLTGFGSNVSIDNPSNGISSENGNASYDKSEGVIEEYQNCWDDAIDKEFPDYVPYGITLHLLGFFVPFSIIAYCYSHVVLTIFRTLHSQPSLCRNPMDECMERRDGKGSAVVRTGRRRSNGMQKMAGRDEGISISLGAHSPYASRRRKSIKTIITITLLFALCFFPFHVTRTIFLLLKVTKRVPCHTMTAVSMCYKITRPLASFNAWLNALLYFLTKDKGGAQCCKAVNTPTQQHAMLRLPLRVMGKGEGEVDREIEDRTEKKENKASQSPSYMNRAKVKYIVE; this is encoded by the coding sequence ATGTCATCAAGACATGAGTTTCCATCAGATATCAACGTGGATACATTCAACAATATCCTCAACTCTTCCTCCCCATCCTCACCAACTCAGTCTTGCAGCATAGACGAGTCCTACAAGTACATCTTCCTTCCCATTTGTTATTCCTtcacattcatctttagcaTCTCTCTTAACTCTGTCATCCTCTACCGTTCTTTCCGTCGGACCAAACGCTGGAATGCTTCTTTAATATACATGGTTAACCTGGCCTCTACAGACTTCATGTACGGCCTGTCTCTGCCATTTCTTGTAGGAAGTTACATAATGCGCGACCGCTGGGTTTTTGGGGACTTCATGTGCCGTGTGGTTCGTTTTCTCTTCTACTTTAACCTCTACTGCTCCATCTTCTTCCTCACTTGTATCTCTGTGCACAGATACCTTGGTATTTGCCACCCAATGAAAGTGATAACGCTGGAGACCAAGAAGGCTGTCAAATGCACTTGTGTCCTTGTTTGGATAATAGTATTTGCTTTGACTTGCCCCATCTTCCGTTTTGCTCAGACTGGTCATGTGACAAGATTAACAGGGTTTGGAAGCAATGTAAGTATTGACAACCCGAGTAATGGCATATCATCAGAAAATGGTAACGCGAGCTATGATAAATCTGAAGGGGTAATTGAAGAGTACCAGAACTGCTGGGACGATGCCATCGATAAGGAGTTTCCTGATTATGTACCCTATGGCATCACACTCCATTTGCTGGGCTTTTTTGTGCCATTTTCCATAATCGCTTACTGTTACTCTCACGTAGTTCTGACCATATTTAGGACACTGCATTCTCAGCCGTCACTGTGCAGAAATCCAATGGATGAATGCATGGAGAGAAGAGATGGGAAAGGCTCAGCAGTCGTTAGAACGGGAAGAAGACGAAGCAATGGAATGCAGAAGATGGCAGGACGAGATGAAGGGATTTCCATTTCGCTCGGTGCTCACTCCCCATATGCCAGTCGAAGGCGTAAATCTATCAAAACTATTATCACTATCACCCTGCTATTTGCTCTGTGTTTCTTCCCCTTTCATGTTACCAGAACCATCTTTCTTTTGCTGAAAGTGACCAAGAGAGTTCCCTGTCACACCATGACGGCAGTCTCTATGTGCTATAAGATCACCAGGCCTTTAGCATCATTCAATGCATGGCTCAATGCCCTTCTTTACTTTCTGACTAAAGATAAAGGAGGAGCTCAATGCTGCAAAGCGGTAAACACCCCTACCCAGCAGCATGCTATGCTACGGTTGCCACTAAGAGTGATGGGAAAAGGAGAGGGTGAAGTGGACAGAGAAATAGAAGACCGtactgagaaaaaagaaaataaagcatcTCAAAGTCCATCATATATGAACAGAGCAAAAGTTAAATATATAGTTGAATGA